The window CCtagtttgtctgtctgttggtcgaGTTACACCTCTTCTCTTTCTCAACGTTGCTATTGGTCCATTTTGCAAACTGGCAGGAGCACTTGATTCATTCTCACTTACTTCAGAGTGATTTGGGTCTGGCCTAGTCTCTGCTATGGCTTCACTGCCACATtctttttgcatattttcaccAGTGTCCAGCTGACCATCCTGAGTATTACTACTGCTAAGGAGGTCAGTGTCAATACTGCCATCACTGCCATTTGTTCTGTCTGCTTGCATGCTACTTTCTGTAGACTGCTTtgactcggcactttctacctCTTCCCGTTCTTTATTTCGCCATGCTTGTTTTGCTGCAAGAATGCGATTCATGGCATTTTGCTTTGCTCTTTTGTTTGCTGCATGTCTTGACAGGGGAACTCGAACCTCTACACTGTTTTCACTCACACTTGCAGGTGAATTGACATCTGCAGATTCACTTTCTGTCCTGGCAACAGAGTCACTCTCCGGTTGTGAATGTGAGGTTATATTGTCGTAACTGTTTGTTGATTCCAATGCATTGTCTACGCCTTGACTGTCGGATTTTTAGAGTCTGTCACCATGGCTTGAGATGTTGTCGTTTCTTGCAAAGATGAAGATACGGTGGTGGTGACCTCACCATTCTCTTGCTCAGGATGTGTGTCAGGCTGATTGGTCTCTTCAGAGACAGTCAGGGATGTTGCTTGAGGTGGATTTTCCTGCTCACCAAGATCAGACATTGCACCTGTGACAACTGCTGAATTTTCTCCATCTTCATCGAACGAAACTCCTGGCACTGGAGCCTCATTGCTAGTGGTGTCCATGGCTTCTGCCTCATCTAATGGTGATGTTGTCTTGTCATTGTCTGCATTGACAATGTTGCTATCACTTTGTGTTTCTGTTGTTGGCGTTTCACATGAATTACTCACTGTGGCTACCATTCCTGAATCAGACAGCGTCTCCATTGACATTGTCTTCGAAACCTCAGGGGAGCCCGTTTCCATTGACCCAACCACATCATTAGCGCCTGTTTCAATTGTCCCTGCCACATCAGTAGCAGGGGTTTCGCTGACTGCAGATGCAATGGCCAGAGCCGAGTGGTTTTCCGATATTGCTACTGGTACGACAACATTGTCCTCCTCGACAGCTTGTTGTgttgttgataaaacgttagcTTCGCATGCGATAGACTGGCTACCAGGGTCTGGCTCTGGTGTTTCTCCCGTCGCGTCGCACTGAGAAACGGAAGGCAATACGTTTGCAGAGCTACTTCCAGAACTACTGTAATTCGAGGATTGATTTTCATTGTCTGCATCACGATCTTCGGAGTCATTATTCTGAGAATATCCTTTATATTCTCCTACCGTATCTTCCGAGTCTCGCGTTTTCGCTTTCTCACGGCTTGAACTTGTTTCATCGTATTGCCTTGGAGCAGAGGTGACGCCGTTATCTTGTCCTGGAGGCTGCGTCTCTTCGTCAACCCTGGCAGAACCGCGCTCAGCGGGAGCTTCAGGGTCACTCTCACAGACAGTGCCCTCTTCAGCTTGTTGGTCGTCTCCTTCCGCCGAAGAAACGCTGTTAATGTCATCAACTACTACATACTCTGTCTCCTCTTGATTTGATTCGCCTTCACCGCACAAAGATGGTGCAAAGACGTTGTCTGCGCTAGCATTATCGGAGACAATGGTACCCACGCTGCTGTTGTCCGCcgcagccattttgaaactgAGCGCCCTCTACTTTAAATTTCTTCAGATTGACAACATGTGACATGTCGACACGGCGGCGGTCTTTCTCATGTTGCAAGGTTTCCAACGTAGATATCTAATGCAACTGTAAATAAGTTCAGCTTTCTCATTTTAACAAGTATGCTGATTAAAAAAATTCTCTGCCAGTAATCTGCTGTTTTGCTGTCGGCAATCGAGTCACATAAGCTTATGGTAAAACCTAAAACGAATGATTGTGACGTAAGCTTACATATGCGTTATATTATAAACCTTATGTCATATAAACTAATAGTAAACATTTGTTTACTTTAGGCTCttcgaaaacaaaaaaaacccaccaCATATCCATGAAATAGTAAGATTATAAAATGATATAACACCATTGATTAATCAAAAGCAATTAAATATTAAGAAGTGATAAAAATGACGATAAAGGTACTAGTAAGCCTAGGCCTAAATACGTAAGTTGATGTCAAAATATGGCGCGGGGACAGATTTTCGAGCTCTAAAATTTACCATTCTTTGATGTCATAGAGCTTACCTAGATTCATTTTGAAAGCTGTACGGAAAATGTCTGTCACAGCGCGCACAGAGttgcaaaaattgacaaaaaatattacatttattttcTAACACATTGAGCACAGAGTAAGTTTATACCacggtttgtggagggaccgtgtttatACGTAGGTGTTTAATAATGTTTAATAGCAAGGCAAGTTCAGGTATAGGCCTATCATTTGCCCAATCAGTATATTAtaccatagacagtcgagaaagaCTCGACTGTCTATGGTATATACCTTACATCTACATAACTATAAAGTACGAGATGACTCTTGATTGCTTGATTATGAAAAGGAATGATTTTGACACTTTTCGGGTTTGTGAAACGCATATGCTATAAAATAAAGTCTATAGCCGTCATTTCATAGGTTTGTAAACATAAGGTTATATATCACTCTGGCCATAAAAGAAGATTACCTCCATGCTCTGACCTACATCGGCTCCGAAATAAAAACAGGTACAGAGTGTGAGATCAGCAATAATAATCCAGCTGCTCAGAGACCACTTTGACATTGCTAAAAGCATGGAAGTAGAAATCTTTCTTTCAACCTCCTCCATGCTAAAGATGATGACCGGTGAACGAACACAAGCGGCAAATTCAAATTGTTGAACTTCACCGTCAGTCGTTTCGAGCAGTTTGTGGTTGCGATGGTGACAAACCAGATGCGACGATAATATTATCATGTGGGTAACATATCTGTCCGGTACTTTCGTTAACTAATGTACATTATATGCCGTGACATTGCAAGATTTCAGGCCACATGCACGAACATGGACATAAACGTACGGCTCGTGCGTCTACGGTCGAGGTCTGTACTACTAATATCTTGGGTTCATGGGGTATAAACACCCACGAAGATTTGATATAAGCTTACGTACTAttatggatgtctatttttttacatccatggtataaGCTGGGCCAAAGTCACCGAAAATTCTCGCAGTCTGCGACcataaaccacggtccctccccGTCAGCCCCGTGCACCATCCCTGGAGCGATAGTGGCTCCAGAGGTCTTTGGCTTTATGCTGAACGAAATTCTTGACCAcagagtgacgtcagtaggtgcaTGGAGCTCTGTAGTACTACCATGGCAGGTGAAATGCACGTGAGCGAGGTGAATGACTGAACAGACGGTACTGTAGAGCGAATGATACTACAGAAATTGGTTGAAAAaggcagaactaaaagttatataatctatatatattgaaactttgaatattgactTCAATTATTTTTGCATCATATATATTACAAGTGGTAGCCACAAAATGATGgcgtcaaatcgccgtacataCACAATGCCATAATTGCAAGGCGTCTGTATTTTGTCCACGACGATCTGACGTCAGTCATCAGTTTGTAGCAAcgccacttgtaaaatgatgacaTTATTAGTATTTGTTTTCAcggcgctgtgacgcaaaaataCGTAAGAACCCGCAAGTAAGATGACGAGCGGTCGCGAATACCGCCCACTGAGACCTGTGAGTGTGAGGGACTGTGACGGTACCTCGCGCTCGTACTTCGCTTCGTAGCCGTGGTGCCGCGCTGAAATGTGACACAACGAACGAATTGAAAACAAGAAAGTCAAAGGCAAAAGTGGCATGATTTGCTTTTAGTTGTGTccacaaattattattattgaagtCACTGAAATGTTGCACAATAGAACATTGTCGTTTCCTCACCTCAAATTCTTCGACATAGTCCCGTTCAGCCTGGCACAGTGTCAAAGTCATGTCAGGTGACTTGACTCACAAGCCACCAACACACCGGTTGCCTATTGGATGAGCGAGAAGTTAGGTCAAAGGTTGTGACTGATTCTCAGCATGGCCtgtgtacataaatacacgCTGCACACATCGATAACTGGTCTACTTTTCAGCGGATTCGAATTTTCACAGGTGTTGTACCCTATGCCCTGTCACGTTTCTCAGACTCTCCCTGGAAGTTTCGTTGAGGATCATTCTTACACTCACTATCTCAGACACCTAGCTGTCTCGAACTCGAGATGCGACTTGTGCAGTTTGTTGAAAAAGGGGGTGTGTTCATACGAACTGGCGTTGAATTGAGTGCAGGCGGCGACGTTGTCGATCTGCCGGCTTGCGATATCACTCTTCCCCGTGAAATGACTGGATTTCTCAGAGGCGGGCCAAAGCTGCTCGAGGCTGCGAAGAAGTAAGGATATACTCTGTCCCAGACCCAGCCAAGGATATGTGATTGCCAAAGCAATATAGGGCCTGTTGCTCTCGTGAAGTTGTGCCTATGCGTCTTCTTTCTACGTCCCTTCTCACCTCCTTGTTATGCATAAACTGTGTAGCACTGCCGTTGACATGTACTTGACACTGCACTCATTTAGTAGTTATTATTGAATATGGAAAAATATATATCACTAACAACAAATGTGTTTTGTGTGCGTAAAGGCCAACTTTTTTTTAATTCGATCGTGTATATCGGTCACACCAGCACATACATTTACCTACCTAGTTCCCGACATTGTTCATTGGGTGATGGCATTAGGTTCGATATCTTTTAAGCtagtatttttttaaagatgGATTACTCAACTTCCCCAAGTTGCAATTGCTTGATTAAAAAAACAGCGCGGGAAAAGTGTCTGGTTTATTGTACGTAATTGCATATTATTACATGGATGTGATATTTCCCTGCAGGGCTGCCCTAGCTCGGAGGAATGTGATCCCGAGAGATAAAATCGATCTGAAGGAACCTATTACAAACCCAGGCAAAGTTCTGTGCGTTGGGTTAAATTACAAGGACCACTGTGCAGAGCAGGGACTACCAGTTCCCGACGAACCGGTTGTCTTCAGTAAGTTTTCCAGCTGCATCATCGGGCCAGGAGATGATATACTGTATCCAGATGTTTCCAATGCCGTTGACTGGGAGGCTGAGTTAGTCATTGTCATCGGAAAAGCAGGAAAGAATATCAAGGTGAGAATATTCTGAACGCACTGTGTGATAAAATAGATACTGAatgataaggccaaagtaattaaattctttgttttgcgtcccacccgcttaggtttttacggttttcatgaaaaacacacacagtgtatagGAAACTTAAGGACTTACCCGCTTAGCTTCTCTGGACtaaaaattttgtcacaatttttatttgctgcaaccAAATTACATTGGGTtaatttcttgtgtgtgtttttcagccgcttagactcgtaccttttcccatttgagtggacgcaaaacaaagaatttaattacctTGGCCTAAAGTATAAAGTAATGATAAAGTAAAGGGGCAGTTtgcaatccctggttctcgcatttgTGGTTGTTGACATTACCTGTTTTTGTGATTTTAGTGCTTTGTTCTCCTTTTAAACTTGTGAACATCTACAGGTAGtaaatttgctcagagataaagctaACAAAAATGCTCCGCTGTGATTGTGATGCATAATGTGGTCGATTTGTAAAGCTGTCATTTTATGTTTACCCTTTCAATCATGGTTTTTCTAAGCCCATTGTTATTAATGGTGATTTAGGACCAATTTTACAGAACGCTAGGGGTAAACAAGTAATGTGGAAACTCATGTCAATCATGCTAATAATAGAGAAAATTTTGTTCCCAGATTTTCCTGGGCAAGAGATGGAAAGAAGGAAATGATTTTAGTTTTAATATTATATAAACCAGCAAATTTCCTCAATAAAATTGTACCGATATCAAGTTACTGGTAGTATATGCAAGCTTGCACTGTGTCTATTCTGTAGATGATCATGAAAATAGACGACCTTTACACAAACTTTAGAAAAATATGATAAGTGATGATTTTATAAACTTCTCCGATCCATACAGAACTTTACAGCAAAATTTACAGTTCTTGTCATGTTCAGCCcttttatttgtgaattttaaagaataaacagtttatcacatttttacCATATACTTTTCATATTGATATCTTATCATGTAGACattaatatttaataaactgtaaacagaAGACACTTTTCTCAACAAGTAGATTTTTACTTTGCACTGATaggtaagggacggaccatttgatcttggaaTGTGGGATGGTCACAATCAGATtgtgaatatttgtttttggacattgtaaagttttgaactttttttttccaagtgagTCATGATGTGCTGATTTTTTTCTAAGTAAACTGtcagatttacaatttttttgcgtactgattttatttttttattttgcaaactagtctgaagatttttCTTTCCTAATGTttgctttgaaaatgtttttcttctgtttttgacgaccccctcccaagatctaatggtccatccctaaattCAGCAAGTTGGCTTtggatttctattcttgatgaAATCACAGTATCTGACCACACATATACACACTCACACTCAGGGActgtgatgaaattttgtctttgTACTCTGTGTAGGAATCAGAAGCAATGGACTATGTCGTTGGTTACACAGTGGGCCATGATGTCAGTGCACGTGATTGGCAGTTGCATAAAAATGCAGGACAGTGTCTGCTTGGGAAGTCAATGGATACGTTTTGTCCAATTGGACCCGCTATAGTTACCAAAGATGAAATACAAGGTAAAAGTTTACCCGTTTGAGCTGTGAAAGGTTCAGATTCAGATGTATGTGTAATGATTCTGTGCACATTGTATTCTCAGCAAATTGGAGTGACATTACAAGGAAAAAGTGGACTTGCCTTGTGAATGGTTGATAAAAATACAGcacgaaaaattaaaaaaagtttaGATATGATCACAAACATTAGATGATGTAATTtatgattgttttgttttagaATAATTAATATCTAGTGCATGTGTATAAGTAAGCGACTGCTATATGTGAAGTTGATAATCTCAAGTATGCCTGTAATACATCGTTTCTTTCAGATCCTCACAAGCTTGGGATACGGTGTAGGGTGAACGGTCAGACCATGCAAGACAGTAACACAGACCAACTTATCTTTAAAACGGAGACCTTGGTGTCTTTCATTTCAAGGTATGTCTCATCATTTAATTAAAATGTTCCATGAGCATGATCAATAGCATGTACGTTTTTGGAAATATTATAGAAGCAAAACATGAcacattttctttgcattttgctTTACATATATATCTCTCTCTTCTGAAGAATTCAGGCActtttccaaaattttaaacAGGGAGACCAAGTAGCTCTATTTAGATCACTGGTGTAGGATCAAACATGTGCTTTTTAAGGTAATGTGCAccttgaaagtaaaagacttaaactttccctCATATTTTCCACAAGGAATCTTTCGACCAGTCACTTTcaaaaatcgagaataaaaaatTGGGgcgtcactgtgcaaattttagcACGAGAGAGACAAATTTCCCgagatttgccaatatttgaaattcaaaatggcagcaattcctgtgtcaactctatggaggaaaataaaaatttttgattttcaaaagtctAAGATAGCGAATAACtccattggaactaatttgggaaaattggatgctgaagtaatgtctgtttaatctgcaaatgtaatctcactgcttttcttttcaagttatacACTCATTTTTGTGATTAATTTATAATATTGCGACATTCAGCTGTGGGGCACcgaacatttttgagaaatttggaaaaaaaaagaaaatccaattatcgcaaattagttccattcgtgttgaaagtttttcttactcaaagaacTTCACAattaacccccacaagtggtagatcttagaagaattgaaaaagtttgagagttcaaatatctgtcccaaaggcgtattctaccttaattctATACTCAATGCAGGGCATTTTGAGTGCGATAACTGTTGAAGGCCACACCAACTACCATCAACATCAACAATCAGAGACTGATTGAGATTGGTGATATGTCTGTGCCAAGATCACTATAAATTGTCCAAATAAACACTTCATATCAAATGATATGTTGTACAGTATTCCAGACCCCTTGTAGAATTCTGAATTGATGTACTTGTTCTCATGTCTTTCTAGGTTTGTCACACTCTATCCAGGAGACATCATCTTTACTGGTACACCTCCTGGTGTAGGTTTCTCAAGAAAACCAGATCCAGTCTATCTGAAGGTAGGAATTCTTGATGTATCATGGATAAAGTGTCCAATCTGCCTTTGCCTAGTTCCTAATCAATTCTGTCACAATGTTATCTCTTATCATTCAAAATTTGcgtagaaataaataaataaataaataaataaatacacacacacacacacacacacacacacacacatacatatatatatatatatatatatatatatatatatatatatatatatatatatatatatatatatatatatatatatatatatatatataacagaaattacttcaagtacaaagtaataatatctgttacttaagtttcttgcatcctgcaatcttcttctgtctgaatattacaggatgcatgaaacttaagtaacagatattattactttgtacttgaagtaattttgtgtgttttttataATGCTCCGCTTTCCA of the Ptychodera flava strain L36383 chromosome 20, AS_Pfla_20210202, whole genome shotgun sequence genome contains:
- the LOC139120739 gene encoding brain acid soluble protein 1-like, with translation MAAADNSSVGTIVSDNASADNVFAPSLCGEGESNQEETEYVVVDDINSVSSAEGDDQQAEEGTVCESDPEAPAERGSARVDEETQPPGQDNGVTSAPRQYDETSSSREKAKTRDSEDTVGEYKGYSQNNDSEDRDADNENQSSNYSSSGSSSANVLPSVSQCDATGETPEPDPGSQSIACEANVLSTTQQAVEEDNVVVPVAISENHSALAIASAVSETPATDVAGTIETGANDVVGSMETGSPEVSKTMSMETLSDSGMVATVSNSCETPTTETQSDSNIVNADNDKTTSPLDEAEAMDTTSNEAPVPGVSFDEDGENSAVVTGAMSDLGEQENPPQATSLTVSEETNQPDTHPEQENGEVTTTVSSSLQETTTSQAMVTDSKNPTVKA
- the LOC139120167 gene encoding oxaloacetate tautomerase fahd2, mitochondrial-like — encoded protein: MRLVQFVEKGGVFIRTGVELSAGGDVVDLPACDITLPREMTGFLRGGPKLLEAAKKAALARRNVIPRDKIDLKEPITNPGKVLCVGLNYKDHCAEQGLPVPDEPVVFSKFSSCIIGPGDDILYPDVSNAVDWEAELVIVIGKAGKNIKESEAMDYVVGYTVGHDVSARDWQLHKNAGQCLLGKSMDTFCPIGPAIVTKDEIQDPHKLGIRCRVNGQTMQDSNTDQLIFKTETLVSFISRFVTLYPGDIIFTGTPPGVGFSRKPDPVYLKRGDVVECEIDGIGTLTNKIV